Proteins encoded together in one Ictidomys tridecemlineatus isolate mIctTri1 chromosome 3, mIctTri1.hap1, whole genome shotgun sequence window:
- the Tmem106a gene encoding transmembrane protein 106A: MGDMFSQLGCQKDEIKSILPPNSAIGDTAPSYSSFGSSKSFCSCVPASAKFVPCPTCQGSGKIPQELEEQLVALIPYGDQRLKPRHTKLSVFLAVFICLMTSSSIIFFLFPRSIGVQPAGLNSSTVAFDESDIHLNMTSILNISNTNYYPITVTQLTIEVLHLSLVVGQVSNSLFLHIGPLASEQVFYAVASRIQDENTYKICTWLKIKVHHVLLHIQGTLTWSHLSHSEQLVFDSYEYVDCRGNMSVPHLLIPHPP; this comes from the exons ATGGGTGATATGTTCTCCCAGCTGGGCTGTCAGAAAGATGAAATCAAGTCAATACTGCCCCCCAACTCGGCCATTGGTGATACAGCTCCCAGCTATTCCAGCTTTGGAAGCAGCAAATCTTTTTGTTCCTGTGTGCCTGCTAGTGCCAAATTTGTGCCCTGCCCTACCTGCCAAGGCAGTGGGAAAATCCCCCAAG AGCTGGAGGAGCAGCTGGTGGCCCTCATCCCCTATGGGGACCAGAGGCTGAAGCCCAGACACAC GAAGCTCTCTGTGTTCCTGGCAGTGTTCATCTGCCTGATGACTTCCTCCTCTATCATCTTTTTCCTGTTTCCCCGGTCCATCGGTGTGCAGCCTGCAGGCCTCAACTCCTCCACCGTGGCCTTTGATGAGTCTGACATCCACCTCAACATGACG AGTATCTTGAATATCTCCAATACCAACTACTACCCCATCACTGTGACCCAGCTGACCATCGAGGTTCTGCACCTGTCCCTTGTGGTAGGACAAGTTTCCAACAGTCTCTTCCTACACATCGGCCCTTTGGCCAGTGAACAG GTGTTTTATGCAGTAGCCAGCAGAATACAGGATGAAAACACATA caAAATCTGTACCTGGCTGAAAATCAAAGTCCACCATGTACTTTTGCACATCCA GGGCACCTTGACCTGGTCCCACTTGAGCCATTCAGAGCAGCTGGTCTTTGACAGCTATGAATATGTGGACTGCCGGGGAAACATGTCAGTGCCACACCTGCTGATCCCTCACCCACCGTGA